Within Apostichopus japonicus isolate 1M-3 chromosome 23, ASM3797524v1, whole genome shotgun sequence, the genomic segment ATTTATTTGATTTCTCTGCGTCTGCTTTTCAATTTATCACTTTACAACTCTCAGGACGTGACTGGCGGGAAAACCAGCAAATTTCCTACCAGGAGCTTCGATCTGAGTCTCTTGACCACGTCACATGACATACACgataatgaataaatatgaatcaATAACCCATCACAATACGAAGGGATTACCTTTGATTTACCAAGGAGAGGTATTGGAAATCGTCTACACAACAATAACTTTTTTGATGAAACTCTACAAATACTTACAATCTGGATTGACCAGGGGTCAAAGAATGTTCCTCTCTTGTTGTAACAAGTTCATTAATTACAGGGTCATCTTTAGCCGGTGCGAGACGAGCTAACATGCCCTCTAACCATCTGAAAGAGAAGAGTAAATAATAGGCATAACTGGCTATGCAAAAGTTATTTAGAATGTAGAAAAAGAGATTAAAAGTATTACTATGAAACATGTTGAGTAATATTCGagtcaattcaattcaaattcatGTTTCATATGCTTTACAGAAGTACATGACAAAATGATAAGAAACTGTTATCATTACACATAATATGAAGGGCACTAGAAAACCAACAATGTTTATCAAAGTTAGTGAccaagaaaaatagaaaaggcTTAACGAAAACAGAAAAGagaacaagtaaaaaaaaaatttaaaaaatacaacTGAACAAGGAGAAGATATCAAGGTCACAGAAAGGGGAAACCTCGCTAGAAAATATTATGGGTAAAACTGATTACTTAAGTGTCGTTTAAGTTGTTGTTGAAAAGAACGGAGACCCTTACAAGATTTAATTACACTTGGGATGTCCTGCCAGATTTTAATAAAGTAAAttactttaaattattttctccaTGTTGGGTGATGTGTCGGGTCTAcgataataaattaaaattacgtgtatttatatcataatTGCTATTGTTACGCACTCTAATACAGTTGGATATAACAGGCGAAAGCCTACCATTACAATACCTATAAATTATGCTACAAACACAGTCCGTATGAGTATCACTGACttttaacaaattatatttcCTGTAGAGTAAATTAGTGGAAAAGCGCATGTGGTTGCCAGTAAGCAGTTTAATTAACCTATTTTGCGTAATTTGAAGTGGCTTTAAGGGTAGTAGTCTTAGCTGCATCAAAGACTTCAATATCATATGATATTATAGAATATATAAAGGAATAGTTCAATTGCTGTTTTAACTGGAAGGATATCCTTAATGCAATAAAACATACCAGTGTACTTTACCTCAACAAAGGTCTTTCAATTGATGCTGCCAGGAAAGGCCATCTTTAATAATTAAAACTAAATTGTTTATACTAGATGGCTACAGTCATGATATATTTAAACCAGATATTTTGAATGCAAATTAGACAACAACCAGGAACATATGCTCTATCTAGCATGTGGGAAacatttggaaattaaaaaattgaaatgcGATCCATGTAACGGTTTGTTGTGATTCTGCTTGTATATTGTACATGATCAGCAGTAAGCAGGGTGGTGAAAGATTGTTGTTGGGAATGGCCGAGCTATATTACAGTGGAttgagcctaatttgatttgggggggggggggctgtaacgacttgcccgaaaaatataagcATAATTTTTCGCGCACtccgcgcgcattcaacatattcatgtgcatatcatataggcattcatcggttattacatcacatgccaataacatacaatcatttttcgtcttattacccttccatattggttataattattggggaagttgttacaatgataataataatataggtttaaccattgaaaaacacattgcaagttattcttctttcagtaggtgcccgaaaaattctcaccatattgcccgaattttcaccaaaaaaagtaacaaacacactgcaaattattcttctttcaataggtgcccgaaaaattctcaccatattgcccgaattttcaccaaaaaaatgacaaacacactgcaaatcattcttctttcagtaggtgcccgaaaaattctcaccatattgcccgaattttcaccaaaaaaatttaaaaaacacatTCTTTCAGTAAGTGCCCAAAAACACTCACCATATTgctgaattttcaccaaaatatttgaaaaacacactgcaaattattcgtctttcagtaggtgcccgaaaaattctcaccatattgcccgaattttcaccaaaagatttggttggggggctgcagcccccccccccccccgcgcctaTGATTGTTAGTTATGCATCCTCACAAACACAGCATCAAAATCACTGGTATTGGGTAGATATTTGGTTAAGGTTAAGGTGGTAACACTTGGTAAAGCGCACATTACTGTTAAAACACTCGATGGCGCTGAACGACAATACAATTATAAAAACGATTTCTTAAATAAGTGAGTCTTACTTGATGTATCATGAGCCAAGATTAATCAACCTCTCATTAgtgaattttaattaaaaaggaTACAAACAATAAAGGAATGAGATATATATGCAATCTGTGTATCTTACTGCGTAGTTTGATCAGCCTTTTCCAGATGCCTTCGTGTTTCCGTCAAATTATTTTGAAGGAACTCGTTTTCTTTCTTCAACGTCTCCAGTTTTAATCTGGTGGTCTCCAGTTCCTGTTTGCTACAAGTCTGCTGCTTTCTTATAGTGGCTGTCTCTGACATCCAATCCCTTTGACTTCTAAGATGACACTCATCCTGCAGTCGAGAAGTAAACAATACGCTGAGCATTTAACAGCAACAAAATTTCAGCATTCTACTGGTTTTCAAAAAAGTGCTTTTGCTGGAGATTATTTTGACAAGCCAAATTATTCCCAAATATCTTAAGATTGTTATCAAATTAGATGGCCTAATTTCTCAGAGAGGAGAAACGTTCTAAGAGTGGATGCAAACTGCTTATTGAAATTTAAGTATAAGTGAATATTGTTTCACTTTGTGGGATACATGGGTGGGGCAGGAAGGAGGGGCGAGCACATGATTCAAACACATTATCATATGTTTGTTTTActcaattttttattatttttgtttcaattatgtTTAAAGCTGTTCACATGTTGTCTGAGAGCTTCTTGTCAGAACAACCAAATTATCTTTGAGGGGGTCTGTGCACAGCTAGTTCACttgaaatacaaaatgaaattagCTGAGATAACATTCTGCATAcattgtatgcatgtgtgtatatGAAAGACACCATTTgtaatacattgtaaacatgttaatttGAGGCAGTTAAAGCTTCATGGTTTCTACCATTTCTATCGTTGGGACTCCAGAGGGTCAGAAAGATGATTACATGGAACTCGATACTTGACTGTTGAGACACCACTCTATCACCGACTACCTACCCTCTTCATCCTCCCCACTAAAAACCCTCCCCAGACCTACTCTCTGCCACCCTTTAAAATAACTGAAATTGGCAGATTCTAATGACATTGCTTCTGTCCTactaattttgtaatttaagtGATGAGAATGTTCCATTAAGTTCCAAATGACCCAACAGCCAATAAGCATTCCATTTGTTTTTCACACCAGACTCCACAACATTCACTCCACAATGTTTtggcagggagttgttatggacacAATGCTAGCcattgtaataaaaacattATTCATCTTATCACTAACAAGAATGAAGTAAACctttcattcttttcattttattaacatttgtaTTTTGATCAGACTGTGATATCAAATTACCTTCTGTTTGCTGTGTTTCGTCAAATCTTCATATCTTCCCTCTGTCGCTTTCAAATCATCTTGGAGTTTGCTCACAAGCTTCTTGAGAGCACCACATTCTTGCTGTTCAGCTATCAACTGTTCTTGAAGGGTTACATTCAAGGTTTTTACTACAGAGgctaaaagcaacaaaaaaaggggaaaaaaggatcAGAACTTTGCTTAAATATTACAGTCATAACTTTACTTGAACATTCTTTTCACTCAAACTCTTTACCACCCCACAAGTTGGTTTTGATAATTGAATTGATATTTGGGTACCATGTTGTCAAACCACTGGGGTGGTCTAGATTACATAATCATAACAGTTTACACAGAGCCAGTATGAAACACTGTCTGCAACAAACTGTCTTGCTTTTCAGTTTGTGAAGCAAGTTGGGGTTACCTAGTGAGGTCCTAAAACAGTAAATttgctaaataaaaaaaaataaaaaaagacatTGCCTAAATCATAACTAATGTACAAAACTTGTTATTCAAGAcctatttatatgtaaaatttgCTAGAAAATCAGAGCTTGATAAATAATCTAACtctaacattaatgttaacacaTGCTAATACTAATACATACTAATATTAACACATACTAATACATACTAATATTAACACatactaatactaatacatACTTTCAGAGTTTTGAAGCtttctctcatctctcccttcaaTTTCTCGCTGTATTTCCTTCATCTGCTGGTTCGCGATGCGCAGCTTTCGTCGTAAACTAGCATTTTCACTCCTCAGGGGTTGCAAGGCCATGGCTATCTCGATCTGTACTTCCTTGTCCATCGTTAGATATGGCAGGGTATCTATGGTGTCCAGAATGTTATGGAATAAATTGTCTGCTTCCAAATTACCTGCAattgaaacatgaaatatttgatatgaaTAATTTGCTATCAGTCTTTTTCTTTAATTAGCATTACAGATATTTTACAAAGGCCATTTTAACTGTATTTAACCATACTGAACTTCTGTCACTGAAATATTCCTTTTAGCAGATTTGTGAGCGGAGAAACTCTTTGAGTGGATACAAGTgttggtcatttttttttcctcatgAAAATAACCCCTGAGATAGTTGcaaatgaaaggaaatataaataaataaaacagtgatGATATTTATTTTCTCCACTATACAAATAAGAATTTTCTGATGGAAAATATGATGGcaataatgtgatataaatgaaAGATCAGTAAAATGGGGATTCCACAGCAAGGCTTCATTAAAGTATCTTCTTTGCACAGTTAAATGCTGGGAATGATGTAAGTATCCCAGAAGGAAAATTACCATTTGACTTTGCACAAACCTTTGCCTTCAGTCACTGCTTTCAATTCTGTCACCAAATATTTTAAGACCCTTTGTTGTTCTAACAATGGCTTTTTGTCTTTAGACTTTGATGATTTCCCACTAAATTCCTCCGACCTCGTCTTTCTCCTCTTCTTAGTCGCAGGGctacttcttcttttcattattGGGCTTTCTTCTTTCTTGCATTCACCATTTCGGCATCCACTCTCTGTCTGCACAACTTGTCCATTTTCATCTTCATTTTGAAGTGTAAACCTTGTCTCTCTGTTAATTTCTACATCTTCGTGCAAAATATTTTCCTTGATTGAAGCGTCATCAGTCATACCATTTCTAAAGCTCGACTTTGAGGCTTGTGAACCAACCACTTTTGATTGGCCATCGGATGAAATAATTGGCTGTTGTTGTCCCTCCTGTGTCTCGCTATTCATCTTTTTCTCCTCAAGATTATCACAACATTCTCCTCGTCTTTCTCCATCCTCTCCCTTTGTTTGTCTCACAGCCTGAGGATCCTCTGAGATTGCAACTTTCTTTCGATGATCCGTTTGAACAGCTTTGGATCCCTCACGATCAACCTCCTGTTGTTCTCGTGATTTTGTCTGGAAACTGACAGCATCTCTCTCATTGATGGATTTTAAAGTGTCCACCAAATCCCTGAGCACACTTTTAGCTGCATTCACACCGCTTATAGGTGCTGTATCGTCTCTACTATTTCTGTATAAGGAATACCCTGCCCTACTACTACCCTCTTGTTCAACATGCATCAGTGGCTGTGTGGCTGGATCCATCTGTACTCTCTGGTCAGGACTGTAGATATCTGGCCTTAGCTTGCTCTGTCCGCAACCACCGTCACTCCATCCTCTGTAAATCCCAGAGGCCTCCTCTCGACCAGAAGCAAGATATCTGTCAGTGGATGTGTAAAGAGCTTGGACATTCTGCGTTTGTCTCTTCTCAGATAGATCATCACCTTCTCTCGCCCTCTCTCGTTCCGGTATCATCTGACCACCGATTAGTCCAGGATTAAAGCCATGACTACTTGGATAGCGGACAGGTTCTGAACCCTGGTAACATTGACCATTGACCTGGAACTGATTCAACAAATCCTCTTGCGGTTTTGTAATGCCTTGCGGACAAGTATGTTGTGACACAGCTCTTTGAAGTTTTAGCTGAGGAGTGGAGGACAGAAGCTCTGGCTGATAGGTGGTCCTCTGTGACTGTTCTAAAACAAATGGAAGTGAACAGggagaagaaaaatttgcaaatCTAGGTTGGCAGTTCAATTGTGATAGTGTGGGTACAATTTTCAAAGTGTATAACACAGAATGATTATCTTGGGCACTTAAGTTCACGAAATGGCAAAGTCATAATAAatcaacatatcaaaaacaGATGTGTCGGAGATATTACCCTTACTTAGATTATGCCTCTTCTAAAGATGCCTTTCTTAATGCCTTCTCTAATGCCTTTTCTAAAGATAGACATAGAAAGCACTAACCTTAATTATAACCTATATACAATTTTTTAGAACTTGATATACTGCATAACTGATAGTTTCACTTTTGTCACATATACCATCATACTATATGTAATGTAACAAAACAGTTTACTAGTGGGAACAGAGTGTGACGGTAGCTACATGGATGCAGGGGAGTAGATCCCAGTTAAGGGAACAGATACCTTGcatcactcttttttttttaattaatcttaattcataaatttgttttacttttatgcACATATATTGATCACTTGctgttttaatatataaatagctctcttccaccttttTTTCCTCTAcatctttctgtctttgtccttctctagttttTTCcttacccccttcccttaatcctctctttgtccctccgctgtttatctcctacctctcctcttcccctgttggtttctttccttCTACTCTCCATCCCAtatctactaatccccttacatctatctctttgtgttcaccatgctcattaatctgtctgtattctgtgcgtgtttttgtcccttctgttactgttacttgtcatttagcctctgaagaagatcctgctagtatcaaaacgtcagaccaacttacttttacacattattatATAAAGTAAACATATTTCATCACTACCTGGCTTATGCATATCATTATCCTGATCTACTTTTCTTCTCGGCTTCTCTCTCTCCTGTCCTTTCGAGACTTTCTTCTTCACTTTTCGTTGATTTGGTTGTTTACCcatcttttgttttctgttgatttcctttgtttttccCGTCCTGGGTTGCTTCTCCTTCTCATCACATCTGTCTCTCACACCTTTTTGAAACAATAAAGTAAACATGAGGAGGCTAAATGAAGTCTTTGATAGCTACGTATGTGAAACATTATACAATTTTTCCAAGTGGGAGTGGTCTctatttattatgatttatgGTAACCTGTGATGGTTTTAACTTTTACAATCAACcagttttttttcatccatgGATAATGTTATCAGGAATAAAGATCGCCTTTCTTAATTACATTATTCTCTGACTCTACATTATTTATTTACTGGAGTTAGAAGTTATTTTATGAATGTTTTAGAGTTTAAACTAAAGTGTTACAAGttttaatgaaacatgatagACACAAATCAGTAGATTTATCAAAGGGAAATGATCATTTGAAGTCAGAAAAGCTATTTCATGGAAATAACTCGTCGTCAACAATTAATGGAGCGAATTGTTGCAGATTTTACTACTTACCGCCACGCTGCCCATCATCCATTATATGAGCCAATAGGGATGCACATCTATCGAGTCCTTTGTGAGTCAATTTAACCATGTCTTCTGTATCGGTGGAAGAGATAGAGTGCCCTCCGTTCTTCCTTCTTATTTTACCCCCTTTCTTCATTCTGATCAAAGAGATAAGATCAAAAGTTCCAAAATCACTACAGTGAAAGTAAGATTTACTGTGTACAATAATTGAACTACACAATTACTGTATATTGCTCAGCATCACAAGCTAAGAAAAGATTATCAATTCTACACACATCTTCTGTACAATAGGTAACACATGGAGGTTAGTGAATACACAAATTGATATGATGCAGTATATCCATGAAGTCATTATTTGATACTGGGTTACTAAAGTGtgacatgcatgttcaaaaatgaattaCAAGAAGGTATCTATTTGAGTGCTGATTCTGGTTCTCCGGTGAATGTCGAACACAATTAGTCATGTTAAAAGATAATACAGTATTAAGAAAGGTGGATTTGAGGCAAATAAAAAGGACAAGTGATGATGTTAACGTACTGTATGTGACTCGGTGTCCTACAGTTGTCTATAAACATAGCCCCTTCTCCATTAAAGTGAAGGGGAATATATATGAGCAATGTCAAATGATATCTtacgacacaaaaaaaaaattgaagttctTATCACATTCCATTGTAAGTTAATGAGGCTGATCATTTAGGACaccataacatacgttaacaacACAACAGGAATTTGGAGTTATAGAACTTAGCCACTGGCTCAATGACAAATTTCATCAGCTAGTTAGATAGAGTACCTTAGAACTACATGGAATGAAGTGTTTCCTAGCATGGAAGTTCTCAGTCTTCTCAATAATTTAAATTCAGAGTGCATattgttaacgtatgttatgaaGACACCAAAAAATGAGACACCATCACATACGTTAACAGATGTTCTAAAACCATGTTTTAGACTCATTGGATGATGGAAATAGTTTAATTCTATTTCAAACATGGTGAAATATTAAGTGAGTTGAATATTCTGTGAGAATTCCTGACATGGGCCTAAAATAGATTTTCAcagttaacgtatgttatgcaGGCTAGAAATGAGGACACCACACACAAATTGTGACTGATACAGAGGAATTGAACTGCTAGCAGTGAAAGAATTGTTTACTATCAGTGTATGTGGGGTGTTGATCAGTtacaaatgttttgatattCAAAACTATCAGTTGATAGTGAAATAATGCCCATTTAACGTACGTTATGTTGAGGACACCGAACAATTTGTACAGTTTAACAACcaataacaagtttttttcacatgtatttttgaatgaatttgtCCTCTGAGATGCCATTAGACCTATTCTCAGCATGAGTAGTGAGTTTCTGGGACTTACAATCCATAGTACACTACTGTGCAGTGTGTGATTAGGTTATAATCATGAAAAGTTGCCACCAGTTAACGTATGTGATGCAGGAGGACACCAAAAATATGTACGTTAACAAAGATGaagatctttatttttcagCAGTTGATGAGCATGGGTGACTGAAATTTGCAAGTGTAATTGAAGCTCTGCTTTCACTTGAATAGAAAATGCAAAGTCAAGGCATAATAACATGGGAAAAACCAAGAAAAGTGCATCTCAATTACAGCCATTTTCATAATGTCACATTTTGGTGTCCAAAATTAGGCCAATTTTTGCAGTAAAACCCTCATAATTTCGCATCCACCCAATGTATGGTTGAATAACTATCAATGATATCTGATGGTTTATTGACACAACCATTGAAAAGGGAAATACAAGCAAAGGGGTATGATGAATGgaaatttcagcaaaatgaaaaaagggaCATAAAATCTCTCCAGTATCAAATATAtgcttattatatatataactgtgcTGCATACAGTACATAGGAGTGCCTATGTCCAAGCCTAGCTTACGTTATGTTAAGTACTGTGATAGTCTGGACGTTCAAGTTCCAAGATGAACAAATAAGGAGCATAACCCTCTCTTTTGCTCATCAGCCAGATGATTAAATAACATGACTTGTTTCCCTATTCACCAAGCTGCTGAATGGATAATGTTCAATCTCATGCTGAAGGCAACATGTATTGGGTCCAAATAAATTCTCAAGGATTACAGTT encodes:
- the LOC139964940 gene encoding uncharacterized protein → MKKGGKIRRKNGGHSISSTDTEDMVKLTHKGLDRCASLLAHIMDDGQRGGVRDRCDEKEKQPRTGKTKEINRKQKMGKQPNQRKVKKKVSKGQEREKPRRKVDQDNDMHKPEQSQRTTYQPELLSSTPQLKLQRAVSQHTCPQGITKPQEDLLNQFQVNGQCYQGSEPVRYPSSHGFNPGLIGGQMIPERERAREGDDLSEKRQTQNVQALYTSTDRYLASGREEASGIYRGWSDGGCGQSKLRPDIYSPDQRVQMDPATQPLMHVEQEGSSRAGYSLYRNSRDDTAPISGVNAAKSVLRDLVDTLKSINERDAVSFQTKSREQQEVDREGSKAVQTDHRKKVAISEDPQAVRQTKGEDGERRGECCDNLEEKKMNSETQEGQQQPIISSDGQSKVVGSQASKSSFRNGMTDDASIKENILHEDVEINRETRFTLQNEDENGQVVQTESGCRNGECKKEESPIMKRRSSPATKKRRKTRSEEFSGKSSKSKDKKPLLEQQRVLKYLVTELKAVTEGKGNLEADNLFHNILDTIDTLPYLTMDKEVQIEIAMALQPLRSENASLRRKLRIANQQMKEIQREIEGRDERKLQNSETSVVKTLNVTLQEQLIAEQQECGALKKLVSKLQDDLKATEGRYEDLTKHSKQKDECHLRSQRDWMSETATIRKQQTCSKQELETTRLKLETLKKENEFLQNNLTETRRHLEKADQTTQWLEGMLARLAPAKDDPVINELVTTREEHSLTPGQSRFHKPRTSPKRKREKETRELKASLKFKRDREDSERRDMSTEIPPSDAIGHSFGGARTPVDNKGSRSRLSGLENEDRTRRPSLFREEGLDEDNFDEIQQSGAHFPSHSERAPALTTSRGGVSKDSNVLHESYDALQLCDEERTPAGDFPAVSNAYAGFDATGIGDTKYAKSIPFCSDQPFIGSRVTHPMVPSQNPLLESRITSNISDQDSCTSDSTMSTVTSLFEAQFQLGLSNLDEKISKLQENLQNLKGGK